In Pirellula sp. SH-Sr6A, the DNA window ACGGGCCGATTCGCGCCTGCTTGGAGAAAAGGGAACTCCCGATGCGACGTTTCGTCCCACCGGAAGCCACCCAGTGTACTCCAAGACAGAGGCTCCTGCGAGCCATGTGGCGCTCCGACCGTTCCTAGGCGTCACACCGGGACATTCCGGCTCGGGCCATCAGGCAGAATAGACCCATCGTTCATATTCCGTCGGCCAATCGTTTTGGGAATCTGCTGGAACATACATCCGTTCGGCGCAGGTGTATTGTTCTAGCCCCAGATGGGACATTCGGGTGTCCCCGGGCACATCCGCCAACACACGCGTCAAATGGACAACCCCACATTCTGGCAACAGCAACCTGTAGATCTCCGCTCCGCCCACCAGAAACAATCGCCCCTGGGGTGGCAAACTCGCAATCGCGTCGTTCCAATCCCGTACGACGTGGCACCCCGGGACTT includes these proteins:
- a CDS encoding dihydrofolate reductase — protein: MPNSRFEAVLAIARNGVIGDKQGLPWRLRSDLMRFRKITMGHALLMGRKTYESIGRPLPGRQTWILSRQGGLQVPGCHVVRDWNDAIASLPPQGRLFLVGGAEIYRLLLPECGVVHLTRVLADVPGDTRMSHLGLEQYTCAERMYVPADSQNDWPTEYERWVYSA